In Thermanaerovibrio velox DSM 12556, the genomic stretch GATTTCTCCGAACGGGCCATGGTGCAGCGCATAAACTCTGACCTCGCCAACGACCTTGGGAACCTCTTGAACCGCACCCTGCAGATGATGAAGAAGTATCGTGACGGGTTGGTCCCGTCCGCGGTGTCCCCCACGGGGCTGGAGCTGTCGGTTCGCCGGATGGGGGAGGAAGTGACCGTCCAGGTGGACGATTTGCTCGAGCGGTTTGCCTTTGATGAGGCCCTTAAGGCCATATGGTCCTTCATCGGCCGGGCCAACAAGTACATAGACGAGACCATGCCCTGGAAGCTGGGGAGTGAGGGGAAGGGGGAGGAGCTGGACCGGGTGCTTCGGACCCTCTTTGAGGCCCTGAAGTTGGCCTCTCAGCTGGTGTATCCCTTCATGCCCGAATGTGCGTCGAGGATATGGTCTCAGCTGGGGCTTCCCGGCAGCGTGTCCGACTGCAGGCGTCCTTGGTCCTTCGATGAGATGGAGCCGGTGAAGGTGGAAAAGGGAGACGTCCTGTTCCCCAGGATCGACCTGGCCAAGTGGGACGAGACCCGGGGCCGGCTGCTGGCCGAGCGGGTTGCCGCTGCCCAGGGTGGGCAGGGAAGCGAAGGGGATGATATGGACTACAGCGACCACGAGGAGGAGATCACCATAGATCTCTTCAAGAAGGTGGAGCTCCGGGTGGCCCAGGTCTTGGCGGTGGAGCCGGTCCCCAAGGCGGATAAACTCTACAAGCTGGAGTTGGACCTTGGTTACGAGAAGAGGACAATCGTGTCCGGCATAAGGGAGTTTTACCAGCCCGACGAGCTGGTGGGCAAGAGGATAATAGTGATCTGCAACCTCAAGCCCTCGGTGATAAGGGGTGTCAAGAGCAACGGCATGCTGTTGGCGGCGGAGAGCCCCAGCACCAAGAACTTCACCCTGGGGCTTTTGACCGTGGACCGGGACGTGCCCTTGGGCAGCCGAATTCACTAGGCCCGTGGCGGTTTGATCCTAACCGGGGCCGGTCCCCTCGATGAGGGGCGGCCCTGTTCTAATTTCGTGCCCCCGGGTCTCAATAGGGGCTTTGAATTTTGAAGACTAATTTGGGAATGCTCAGCGGTTGGTTTTCGTTAAGAGGGGGATCCTGAGATATGGAGGTGTTTCTTCCCTTGTTCTTCGATAGTCATTGTCATTGGAACGACGGTTCCATTGATGCCCAGGAGGTCCTTCGGCAGGCGGAGCGGTGTGTTGAGGCCTCGGTGGGGGCGGTTTTGGTGGCCGGTTATGACGTGGAGTCCTCCGTCAGGGGTGCGGAGCTTGCCCGCAAGGGGGTTGGAGCCGTGTCGGTGCTTGCCTCTGCGGGGTTGCATCCCCATGACGCCTCCCAATGGGGTAGGGGGGTCATGGAGGACCTAGTGGGGCTGCTCGAGATGCCTCATGTGAGGGCCTTGGGGGAGATCGGGCTGGACTTTTGGTACTACAACTCTCCCCGGGATAGGCAGTTGGAGTGTTTTGAGGCCCAGCTTCAGCTGGCGGAGGACCTTAAGAAGCCGGTGATACTTCACATAAGGGACGGCAAGGAGCCTGAGGACCGGGCTTTCCCCTTGGCGTTTGACGTCTTGAGGGGTTTCGCCGGGTCCGGGGATGTCAAGGGGGTTCTCCACTGCTTCTCCGGCGGTGTAGCGGAGGCCCGCAGGGGTTTGGACCTGGGGTTCATGATCTCCTTCGCAGGGCCCTTGACGTACCCCAAGTCAGAGGAGAGCCGTCGGGTTTGTTCTTACGTGCCCTCCGACATGCTGCTCTTGGAGACCGACTCCCCGTACCTGGCCCCAAGGTCCAGGAGGGGCAAGAGGAACGAGCCCGCATACGTGGTGGAGGTTTATCATGAGGCGGCCAAGGTCCGGGGGGTTGACGTGGACACCCTGGGGCGGCTGGTCTGGTCCAACGGGGAGAGGCTGTTCGGTCCCATCCCCAAGGGTGTCTCTGGTGCGGTCGGTGGAGGTGAGGCCCGTGAGCTTTAAGGTCGTAGCTCAGTGTCCGGTGACCGGTGCCAGGGCGGGGGAGCTTGTGACGTCCCACGGGGTCGTCCGGACCCCGGTGTTCATGCCGGTTGGTACCCAGGCCACCGTGAAGGCCATGGCTCCCTTTGAGCTCAAGGCCATAGGGGCCCAGATAATACTTGGGAACACCTATCACCTGTTCTTGAGGCCCGGGGAGGACTTGGTGGAGAAGGCGGGGGGGCTGCACCGGTTCATGAACTGGGACAGGCCGATACTTACCGACAGCGGGGGGTTCCAGGTGTTCTCCCTGGCGGAGCTGAGGACCTTGAGCGACGACGGGGTGGTTTTCAGGTCCCATCTGGACGGCAAGAGGCATCTGATGACCCCGGAGCGGGCGGTGGCGATCCAGGAGAAGCTCGGCAGCGACATCGCCATGTGTTTTGACGAGTGCGTCAAGTACCCATCCAGCTATGAATACTCCATGGAGGCCATGAAGAGGACCATCCGGTGGGCTAGGCGCTGCAGGGAGGCCCATGGGCGCCAAGACCAGCTCTTGTTCGGCATAGTTCAGGGCAGCGTCTTCGAGGACCAGCGGCTCATGTGTGCGGAGGCCCTGATGGAGATGGACTTCCCCGGGTACTCCATCGGTGGGTTGTCGGTTGGAGAGAGCCACCAGGAGATGTACAGGATCTTGGACTGTCTCAAGGGAGTGCTGCCCCAGCAGAAGCCCCGGTATCTCATGGGGGTGGGTCATCCCTCGAACCTGATGGAGGGCATATCCCGGGGGGTGGACATGTTCGACTGCGTGCTGCCCACCAGGAACGGCCGCAACGGTACGGTCTTCACTTCCAGGGGGAAGTTGAACGTGAAGAACCTCTCTTTGGCCGAGGACTTTACCCCCTTGGACCCGGAGTGCTCGTGTTACGCCTGCAGGAACTTCTCCAGGGCTTACATAAGGCACCTTTACAAGGCGGGGGAGATCTTGGCCATGAGGCTCTGCACATGGCACAACCTTCACTTCCTGGTGTCCCTGGTCGAGGGAGCCAGGAGGGCCATAATCGAAGGTACGTTCCCGGAGTACAAGGAGAGGTTCTTGCGGGTCTTTGAGGGGGATTCGGCGGATGGATGAGCCGTTGCTGGAGACCAAGGTCGTGGAGGCCCATGAGGATGCGGTGAGGCTTGCAGCGGACCTCATACTTTCCGGGGAGCTGGTGGCCTTTCCCACCGAGACGGTTTACGGCCTTGGTGGGGATGCCACCAATCCAAGTTCTGCCGCCAAGATATACTCCGTCAAGGGGCGCCCGGTGGATAACCCCCTTATAGTCCACGTGGGATCCCTAGAGGAGGCCTGCGGGGTAGGGGTGATGACGGACCTGGCGGAGATGCTTTGCATGGCGTTTTGGCCCGGGCCTCTCACGGTGGTGGTGCCCGCCAGGGAGGTGATCCCGCGGGAGGTTAGGGGCGGGCTTGACACCGTGGCGGTACGCTGCCCATCTCATCCGGTGGCGCTGGCGTTGATCTCGGCGAGCGGGGTTCCCATAGCGGCCCCCAGTGCCAACAGGAGCGGCCGTCCCAGCCCCACCGACGCATCGGCTGTTATGGAGGACCTTGGGGGCCTCATCCCCCTTATACTGGATGGAGGACCCTGCCGGGTGGGGCTGGAGTCCACCGTTGTGGATGCCACTTCGGACGTTCCGGTGATACTGCGCCATGGTGGGGTCACGGCTCAGGAGCTTAGGGATGTGGCGGGGGAGGTGCTCACCGTTGGCGGTGAGGAGCTTAAGAGGAGGTCCCCGGGTACGAGGCACAGGCACTACGCCCCGTCCGTCCCGGTGTTTCTTTGGGCCGGAGGCCCCGTGGACATTGGGTCTTTGGGGGGTGGAATGGTGGGTTACGTGGGGTTGGAGGAGCCTCCCTGCGGGGTTTCTCACGCGGTGAGGGCCCGCGACGTTAGGGAGTACGCCCGGGAGTTGTTCCGCTCGTTCCGGGAGATGGAACGCATGGGGGTATCCGCCATACTGGCCCAGGTCCCTCCCAAGGGGGATCCCATGGGGGATGCACTGTTCGACCGTCTTTTTAGGGCTTCCGGCGGCCGTACCGCGGGATGAGGTTTCACTCCCCATTCTTTTCCTGCGGTGATCCATGAGGTGCTGGTAGGGACCGTTGCGCTTCGTGCTTTTGCCGTGGATAGCACTGGTCCTCCTCTGAATTGGTTTGAATATTGTCTGGCCGGTTGACAGCGGGTGGGATCTTCTGAGGCTTTTTGGGGACGAGCTAGACGGGGTGCCACTTGCCAAGGCCGGTGAAGAATGCTAAAATCCTCAGCGTTGCGCGGTTGAGTAACGAAATCGTTCGAGTCGGGGTGGCGGAATTGGTAGACGCGCTGGATTCAGGATCCAGTGGGTTAGCGCCCGTGGGGGTTCGACTCCCCCCCTCGACACCATAGTTTTCTTGAGGCGTCCATAGTCGGTTGACTAGGGACGCCTTTTTTGCTATGATATCGCGCCGTACGACTTTTTGAAACACCAAAATTTGCGTAGGGAGGTCGTGACTCCCATGGCTGTAGAAGTTCCTTCCCTCAAGGCGATGGCGACGCGGAAGTATTTTGGCAGGCAGAAGGACCTTGTAGAGTTGCCGGACCTGGTGGAGGTCCAGCGTCAATCCTACGATTGGTTCTTCCAGGCGGATGAGAATCCGGACTTTAGGAAAGCGCAAGGTCTTCAGGAGCTTTTCAACGAGATATTCCCGATCGAGAGTTACGATGGCAGCTTTGCCCTGGAGTTCGTCCGCTATTACGTGGACGAGCCGGCCATAAGCTTGGATGAGGCGAGAAGCAGGGATCTCACCTGGTCCATGCCTGTGCGGGCCACCATAAGGCTTGTGAACAGGCAAAACGGGGAGATCAAGGAGGAGGACGTTTATCTGGGGGACTTCCCGGTGATGACGGACCGGGGGACCTTCATAATAAACGGCACCGAGAGGGTTGTGGTCAGCCAGCTGGCCAGGTCTGCGGGGGTTTACTTCTCCGCCGATCTGTCCGCTCCCGGGCAGGAGGTTTACACCGCCAAGGTCATCCCGGACCGCGGGGCTTGGTTGGAGTTTGACCTCACCCCCAGTGAGTTCCTCTCCGTGAAGATAGACAACCGGAAGAAGATACCGGTCACCATGTTTCTTAAGGCCCTTGGGGTCCCCTCGGACGATGAGCTTTTGGAGCTCTTCGGTGCTTCCGTGGAAGAGGTTGACCTGGTGGAGGAGGATGTCAAGGGCATGCTCCTTGGGGAGCCCATAATCGCCGCCGACGGCAGGGTGATCTTCCCTAGGAACGATAGGATAACGAAGGAGCACCTGGACGAGCTTTGGAGGCAGGGCAGGACCAAGATAAAGGTATGGCGGGTGGATCACTCCATAGCCGCCACCATGGAGAAGGACAACACCGACTCCTCTGACGAGGCCGTTTTGGAGCTCTTCCGGCGTCTTAAGCCCAACGAGCCTCCCAGGATGGAGAACGCCAAGGAGCACATGCACGGCCTGTTCTTCGACAGCCGCCGTTACAACCTTGGCAGGGTGGGGCGTTACAAGCTGAACCGTCGGCTTGGGTTGGACGTGGACGAGAACCAGCGGCTTCTAACGATCCAGGACGTGGTGGCGATAGTCAACGGCCTGTTGAAGCTCAGGGACGGCCTTGAGCGGGAGGACGACATAGACCACCTGGGGAACCGCCGGGTCAGGGCGGTGGGGGAGCTCTTGCAGAACCAGGTGAGGATAGGGCTTCTTAGGATGGAGCGGATAGCCAAGGAGAGGATGACCACCATCCCGGATCTGAGCTCCGCCACTGCCAAGGACCTTATAAACGTGCGTCCCATAAGCGCCGCCCTGAGGGAGTTCTTTGGATCGGGACAGTTGTCTCAGTTCATGGATCAGACAAACCCGTTGGCGGAGCTTACCCACCGGCGCCGGCTTTCTGCCCTTGGCCCCGGAGGGCTTTCTCGGGAGAGGGCGGGTTTCGAGGCCCGGGACGTGCACTACACTCACTACGGCAGGATATGTCCCATAGAGACCCCGGAAGGGGCCAACATAGGTCTGGTTACGTCCCTTGCCACCTATGCGAAGCTCAACGAGTACGGCTTCCTGGTCACGCCCAGGAGGCGGGTGGTGGACGGCAGGGTCACCGATGAGGTGGTTTACCTGTCCGCGGATGACGAGGACGAGTTCTACGTGGGGATGGCCAACACCCCGGTGGATGAGGAAGGCAACATCCTGGTGGACGAGGTCCACGTGCGTCATCGGGGGGACATAAAGGTGGTGCCGAAGTCCCAGGTGGACTTCCTGGATGTTTCGCCCAAGCAGATAGTTTCGGTTTCCACCGGGCTGATCCCGTTCTTGGAGCACGACGACGCCAACCGGGCCCTAATGGGGTCCAACATGCAGCGCCAGGCGGTGCCCTTGGTGATAGCGGACTCTCCGTACGTGGGCACCGGGATAGAGGCCAAGATAGCCATGGACTCCGGTTCCTGTGTGCTCGCCAAACGGGCGGGTCGAGTGGAGTTTGTGGATGCGGACCGCATAGAGATACGGGCCGAGGATGGCACCCTTGATTGCTACAGGCTCATCAAGTTCCGTCGTTCCAACCAGGGGACGGTTATACATCAGAAGCCCCTGGCCAAGAAGGGGGATCTGGTGAAGGCCGGTGACGTTATAGCGGACGGCCAATCCTGCCAGGGTGGCGAGCTTGCGCTGGGGCGCAACGTCTTGGTGGCCTTCGTCTCCTGGGAGGGTTACAACTTCGAGGACGCGATCCTGCTCAGCCAGAGGGTTGTGAAGGAGGACTACTACACCTCGATCCACATAGAGGAATACGAGGTGGAGGCTCGGGATACCAAGTTGGGGCCCGAGGAGATAACCCGTGACATCCCGAACGTGGGCGACGATGCCCTTAAGAACCTGGACGAGAGGGGAATAGTCCGCATAGGGGCGGAGGTCCGGGCGGGGGACATACTGGTGGGCAAGGTGACTCCCAAGGGCGAGTCCGACCAGTCCCCGGAGGAGAGGCTGCTGAGGGCCATATTCGGGGAGAAGGCCCGGGAGGTCCGGGATACCTCCCTTAGGGTTCCACACGGTGAGGGTGGCAAGGTGGTGGCCATAAAGCGCCTCAATCGGGAGCACAACAGCGAGGACCTGAGCCCCGGTGTCAACGAGGTCGTTAAGGTCTACGTAGCCCAGTTCCGCAAGATAACCGAGGGGGACAAGATGGCGGGTCGCCACGGCAACAAGGGTGTGGTGTCCAAGATATTGCCCGAGGAGGACATGCCGTTCCTCTCCGACGGGACCCCGGTGGACGTGGTGCTGAACCCCCTTGGGGTGCCCAGCCGAATGAACCTGGGGCAGGTGTTTGAGACCATAATGGGCTTTGTGGCCATGCACAACGGCTGGAAGGTGGCCACCCCGGTGTTCGAGGGGGCGGACGAGGAGGAGATCTTCCGCCTGGTGGAGAAGATCCGGGACGAGAAGTATCCGGAGCTCACCAGGGATTGCAAGATAACCCTGTACGACGGCCGTACTGGGGAGCCCATGGACAAGAAGGTCACCGTGGGGGTCATGTACATGCTCAAGCTGATCCACCTGGTGGATGACAAGATCCACGCGAGGTCCACCGGGCCGTACAGCTTG encodes the following:
- a CDS encoding TatD family hydrolase, whose product is MEVFLPLFFDSHCHWNDGSIDAQEVLRQAERCVEASVGAVLVAGYDVESSVRGAELARKGVGAVSVLASAGLHPHDASQWGRGVMEDLVGLLEMPHVRALGEIGLDFWYYNSPRDRQLECFEAQLQLAEDLKKPVILHIRDGKEPEDRAFPLAFDVLRGFAGSGDVKGVLHCFSGGVAEARRGLDLGFMISFAGPLTYPKSEESRRVCSYVPSDMLLLETDSPYLAPRSRRGKRNEPAYVVEVYHEAAKVRGVDVDTLGRLVWSNGERLFGPIPKGVSGAVGGGEAREL
- the tgt gene encoding tRNA guanosine(34) transglycosylase Tgt, with the translated sequence MSFKVVAQCPVTGARAGELVTSHGVVRTPVFMPVGTQATVKAMAPFELKAIGAQIILGNTYHLFLRPGEDLVEKAGGLHRFMNWDRPILTDSGGFQVFSLAELRTLSDDGVVFRSHLDGKRHLMTPERAVAIQEKLGSDIAMCFDECVKYPSSYEYSMEAMKRTIRWARRCREAHGRQDQLLFGIVQGSVFEDQRLMCAEALMEMDFPGYSIGGLSVGESHQEMYRILDCLKGVLPQQKPRYLMGVGHPSNLMEGISRGVDMFDCVLPTRNGRNGTVFTSRGKLNVKNLSLAEDFTPLDPECSCYACRNFSRAYIRHLYKAGEILAMRLCTWHNLHFLVSLVEGARRAIIEGTFPEYKERFLRVFEGDSADG
- a CDS encoding L-threonylcarbamoyladenylate synthase, whose amino-acid sequence is MDEPLLETKVVEAHEDAVRLAADLILSGELVAFPTETVYGLGGDATNPSSAAKIYSVKGRPVDNPLIVHVGSLEEACGVGVMTDLAEMLCMAFWPGPLTVVVPAREVIPREVRGGLDTVAVRCPSHPVALALISASGVPIAAPSANRSGRPSPTDASAVMEDLGGLIPLILDGGPCRVGLESTVVDATSDVPVILRHGGVTAQELRDVAGEVLTVGGEELKRRSPGTRHRHYAPSVPVFLWAGGPVDIGSLGGGMVGYVGLEEPPCGVSHAVRARDVREYARELFRSFREMERMGVSAILAQVPPKGDPMGDALFDRLFRASGGRTAG
- the rpoB gene encoding DNA-directed RNA polymerase subunit beta is translated as MAVEVPSLKAMATRKYFGRQKDLVELPDLVEVQRQSYDWFFQADENPDFRKAQGLQELFNEIFPIESYDGSFALEFVRYYVDEPAISLDEARSRDLTWSMPVRATIRLVNRQNGEIKEEDVYLGDFPVMTDRGTFIINGTERVVVSQLARSAGVYFSADLSAPGQEVYTAKVIPDRGAWLEFDLTPSEFLSVKIDNRKKIPVTMFLKALGVPSDDELLELFGASVEEVDLVEEDVKGMLLGEPIIAADGRVIFPRNDRITKEHLDELWRQGRTKIKVWRVDHSIAATMEKDNTDSSDEAVLELFRRLKPNEPPRMENAKEHMHGLFFDSRRYNLGRVGRYKLNRRLGLDVDENQRLLTIQDVVAIVNGLLKLRDGLEREDDIDHLGNRRVRAVGELLQNQVRIGLLRMERIAKERMTTIPDLSSATAKDLINVRPISAALREFFGSGQLSQFMDQTNPLAELTHRRRLSALGPGGLSRERAGFEARDVHYTHYGRICPIETPEGANIGLVTSLATYAKLNEYGFLVTPRRRVVDGRVTDEVVYLSADDEDEFYVGMANTPVDEEGNILVDEVHVRHRGDIKVVPKSQVDFLDVSPKQIVSVSTGLIPFLEHDDANRALMGSNMQRQAVPLVIADSPYVGTGIEAKIAMDSGSCVLAKRAGRVEFVDADRIEIRAEDGTLDCYRLIKFRRSNQGTVIHQKPLAKKGDLVKAGDVIADGQSCQGGELALGRNVLVAFVSWEGYNFEDAILLSQRVVKEDYYTSIHIEEYEVEARDTKLGPEEITRDIPNVGDDALKNLDERGIVRIGAEVRAGDILVGKVTPKGESDQSPEERLLRAIFGEKAREVRDTSLRVPHGEGGKVVAIKRLNREHNSEDLSPGVNEVVKVYVAQFRKITEGDKMAGRHGNKGVVSKILPEEDMPFLSDGTPVDVVLNPLGVPSRMNLGQVFETIMGFVAMHNGWKVATPVFEGADEEEIFRLVEKIRDEKYPELTRDCKITLYDGRTGEPMDKKVTVGVMYMLKLIHLVDDKIHARSTGPYSLITQQPLGGKTQFGGQRFGEMEVWALEGYGAAHMLQEILTVKSDDIRGRLKTYERIVKGQNLAKPGVPESFRVLIKELQGLGLDVEIEYDDGTVGELIMGDDEDDSRPRPKREEGLFEAGDVSAEDAFGVSDESLADQEAREGLGDIFTVRDLEEDPFLAGEEEGDA